In Thermoplasmata archaeon, the following proteins share a genomic window:
- a CDS encoding zinc ribbon domain-containing protein — translation RAAAGAGAAVAAARPSKEDEVLKEAKKLVAEVEDALAEHLEKHPEGAAQVSAAMEKLELARDFIKEGDGEAAMQFAMEAKGALKEARVAGSSPELAGPSAAAPTTAKKRSKEKVGGLRCPSCGEPLEPEWTVCPACGHGTR, via the coding sequence GAGAGCCGCCGCGGGGGCCGGTGCAGCTGTGGCAGCCGCGAGGCCTTCGAAAGAGGACGAAGTCCTCAAGGAGGCGAAGAAGCTCGTCGCCGAGGTCGAGGACGCGCTTGCGGAGCATCTCGAGAAGCACCCCGAGGGAGCGGCGCAAGTCTCGGCCGCAATGGAGAAGCTCGAGCTCGCTCGCGACTTCATAAAGGAAGGCGACGGGGAAGCGGCGATGCAATTCGCGATGGAGGCTAAGGGAGCTCTGAAAGAGGCGAGAGTAGCGGGCTCGTCACCTGAGCTTGCGGGCCCTAGTGCCGCGGCCCCCACGACTGCGAAAAAGCGGTCGAAGGAGAAGGTGGGTGGTCTCAGGTGCCCCTCCTGCGGCGAGCCTCTGGAGCCCGAGTGGACTGTCTGTCCGGCCTGCGGGCACGGGACGCGCTAG